From Ptychodera flava strain L36383 chromosome 9, AS_Pfla_20210202, whole genome shotgun sequence:
TACCACTCTGATCGTTGTTTCGCAAACGAAACTGCTGAGGAAAGTTTCAATTCCGCCGCGAGGGTTTTGCAATTTATTCCTGAAGAGCGGCCGTCGGGATCTGTCAGTTAAATTCACAGAAGGGTTAAGGAATACGGTATTTGAAACACGGAGGCCCACAATGCCTCCAAATAAGTACATCAAACAAATAAGTCACTCGGCGTGGCCTTGGTCTCTGTGTCAAAAGAGGTTGGACTGTGTTTAATTGATGATCCTAACCCCGGTCCCATCTCCTGTCGCGACATTTACGTTGTAGCATCACGACCACTAAGGGCGAAGTTAGGGAATTAGTAATCGTAAACATGTGTGAGTTTAGAACGAAAACTGTGAGAGTCCAAAATTGGCCATaaattttattgccgtttcgcGAAAAAAAACGAGAGTGTCGAAAAATAGCTCCTTCCTCCCCGTCAGGATAAGTGACAAGGTGCAGACAGACTGAAGCTCATCTCGCTGTCATAACAGCTCATCTTCCGTAAAAGGAGCTCACTGTCTTCGGAGCTGCGCGCAGGGTGCATAGAGAGCTGGAAGACGAACCGGCATGCGGCAGTGGAGTTGAGCGTTCTCTTTCTGTGTGGACTTCTACAAATACTCATCTATCGACGGCTTGAATTCAACTTCCTTTCCACGCTCCAATACAACTTTTTTTCGTCGCATCTCGGAACTGTTTCGTCGTCCTGCCATCGACATGAACAAATGTAGCAGCCGATCTTCGTACTAAAACTCCTGGACTGGTTAATATAACGGTTGGTGTGTATTTTTTTCGGGCTCGGTATTTTTATTTAGCTGGTACCAAGCTAAACCACGATAAAACTGCGGAACAATATCTCTGGCTTTCTAAATTTGACGTCTCTCTTAGAACATACAGAGATATTTTATTGGTTGCAAAAGCGGCTCTTGCAAGGTGAAAATCAAATATATCGAGACTTTTCACGCGACAGAAACTTAAGTTGTAGTGGCGCTTCTTGAAAAGGGAATAttgaatttgtaatattggGAAAAACGATGACCAAAGGAAAACAGTCGGATTCTTCCATGGAAGACTCGATTTCAACGGACGGAGAACGCTCGGGATGTGACGACACCAAGTACGAAATGATAGACGAAGACAGCGAATCCGAAGCAAGCAAGGGCAGGTCTCGCAAGAGGAAGACGTCTACAGGAGTTGGAAGCCCGCCGCAGGTCCGGCAACGCCAGTGCGCCAATGCGCGCGAGAGAGACCGAACGCACAGCGTCAACACGGCGTTCACGACGCTGAGAGACTTGATCCCAACGGAGCCGCCCGATCGGAAACTGTCGAAAATCGAGACACTGCGTCTCGCTGCAAGTTACATTTCCCACTTAGAGACAATGCTGATGGTCGGCGACGACGGGATTGAGCAGCCGTGCCTCCATCGTAGCATGTACCGCCAGTCGTACGGCACAGCGATCGGTCAGCAGCCCCGACCGGTTTGTACGTTCTGTCTTGCCGCACGGGGCACCATAGTCAGCCGGACGAAAGC
This genomic window contains:
- the LOC139140848 gene encoding transcription factor 15-like yields the protein MTKGKQSDSSMEDSISTDGERSGCDDTKYEMIDEDSESEASKGRSRKRKTSTGVGSPPQVRQRQCANARERDRTHSVNTAFTTLRDLIPTEPPDRKLSKIETLRLAASYISHLETMLMVGDDGIEQPCLHRSMYRQSYGTAIGQQPRPVCTFCLAARGTIVSRTKATESCQAKTGMASIYERASLGVVLR